The Takifugu rubripes chromosome 3, fTakRub1.2, whole genome shotgun sequence genome contains a region encoding:
- the zgpat gene encoding zinc finger CCCH-type with G patch domain-containing protein, with protein sequence MDEETLEAAISAYGAQLQQVETAISAGLDPSQQSDLLKLKEDLLQLIELTEASLVSVKKSQLLASLEESNGLPSNIPASGAETNAANNRLDAEFAAFYGELGESSCSGSDNRERNEVEGEGVEDCDEEEEEEEEEDALSGTKVRAPYHTAWGTLEYHNAMVVGAEPPEGEEAQVRVFYIYPTQKSMKPCPFYLEGKCRFLESCRFSHGEVVYVSELREFLEFDLSKLEEGSSCLARHEDGIWYPAKIKDIDSGFYTLKFDSLLLKEAVVEADSIIPPLREQAPLSSESDPDESADGADVAYAKVLDTAEEFTVTLDFGGWETHTRGIGSKLMLKMGYEYGKGLGKMQEGRVEPVMAVVLPKGKSLDQCAELTQRRTQSKAAKDGTQTRRPKKLRKHRAAPGQRRTVFDFLNNKLGGQSIDPEGGAAASSVATSLEAYRGGKSTKRSLNVKLFQASERVSQTEREIQKLTESLSKQTGRDSSRVKQLEEKLSAAHQLLARQKAQEMSLQREHKKADTHKKMTEF encoded by the exons ATGGACGAAGAAACCCTTGAGGCAGCCATCTCAGCTTATGGTGCCCAGTTGCAGCAGGTGGAGACAGCCATATCAGCCGGTCTTGatccatcccagcagtcagATCTGCTTAAACTAAAAGAGGACCTTCTTCAGTTGATAGAGTTAACAGAAGCCAGCCTGGTTTCTGTTAAAAAGAGTCAACTTTTGGCCAGCCTCGAAGAGAGTAATGGACTGCCATCAAACATCCCAGCATCAGGAGCTGAAACAAATGCTGCAAACAACAGGTTGGATGCTGAGTTTGCTGCATTTTATGGGGAACTAGGAGAATCTTCTTGTAGTGGTTCTGacaacagagagagaaatgaggtGGAGGGAGAAGGAGTAGAGGAttgtgatgaggaggaagaagaagaagaggaagaagatgcaCTGAGTGGTACCAAAGTAAGAGCGCCCTATCACACAGCATGGGGGACATTGGAATACCACAATGCCATGGTGGTGGGAGCAGAACCACCCGAGGGAGAGGAGGCACAAGTGAGAGTGTTCTATATCTACCCTACCCAGAAGTCTATGAAACCCTGTCCTTTCTACCTAGAGGGCAAATGTCGCTTTCTGGAAAGTTGCAG GTTTTCCCATGGTGAAGTGGTGTATGTGTCAGAGCTTAGAGAATTCCTTGAGTTTGACCTCAGTAAATTGGAAGAAGGCTCATCTTGTTTGGCTCGACATGAGGATGGCATCTGGTACCCAGCCAAAATCAAAG ATATCGACAGCGGTTTCTACACTCTGAAATTTGACTCGCTACTCCTCAAAGAGGCTGTTGTTGAGGCTGACAGCATTATTCCGCCCCTGAGAGAACAAGCTCCGCTTTCCTCTGAATCTGACCCAGATGAGTCTGCAGATGGAGCCGATGTGGCCTACGCAAAAG TGTTGGACACTGCTGAAGAATTCACAGTAACGTTAGATTTTGGGGGCTGGGAGACACATACCAGAGGCATTGGGTCTAAACTGATGCTCAAAATGGGCTATGAATATGGAAAAG GATTGGGAAAAATGCAGGAGGGACGAGTGGAACCTGTAATGGCCGTGGTGTTACCAAAAGGAAAGTCTCTTGATCAGTGTGCTGAGCTCACTCAGAGACGCACCCAGAGTAAGGCAGCCAAAGACGGCACACAGACGCGGCGCCCAAAAAAACTCAGGAAACATCGGGCTGCTCCTGGTCAGCGCCGCACTGTCTTTGATTTTCTCAACAATAAGCTGGGAGGCCAGAGCATTGATCCTGAGGGGGGCGCTGCTGCATCATCTGTAGCAACAAGCCTGGAGGCTTACAGGGGAGGGAAAAGCACCAAGAGGAGCCTGAATGTGAAGCTGTTCCAGGCATCTGAGCGAGTGTCCCAGACTGAGAGAGAGATCCAGAAACTGACTGAGTCCCTCAGCAAACAAACTGGAAG